In a genomic window of Mycolicibacillus parakoreensis:
- a CDS encoding esterase yields MRRAVTAVSLGIAAWLGIPAATAEVSCADLGGVGDAEQLCRIQTTTEQYRLNLVFPTDYADQDALTDYVVQNRDGFISVAQMPGPRAVPYEMDGSTERYRSGAPPGGTESVVLKIYQDVGGPQPSNWYKTFSYDLDRHRPITFDTLFGPGTRSSDVLETIFPLVQRDLERQLGWRAAVLPGTGTDAAHYQNFAITDDELIFFFAPGELLPLASGATSARVARSAIPPLALG; encoded by the coding sequence ATGCGCAGAGCCGTCACCGCTGTTTCACTCGGGATCGCCGCCTGGCTGGGGATACCGGCCGCCACCGCCGAGGTGTCATGCGCCGACCTCGGCGGGGTCGGCGACGCCGAGCAGCTCTGCCGCATCCAGACCACCACCGAGCAGTACCGGCTGAACCTGGTGTTTCCCACCGACTACGCCGACCAGGACGCCCTCACCGATTACGTGGTGCAAAACCGCGACGGGTTCATCAGTGTCGCGCAGATGCCCGGCCCCCGCGCGGTGCCCTACGAGATGGACGGCAGCACCGAACGCTACCGGTCGGGTGCGCCCCCGGGCGGCACCGAGAGCGTGGTGCTCAAGATCTACCAGGACGTCGGCGGCCCGCAGCCGTCGAACTGGTACAAGACCTTCAGCTACGACCTGGACCGCCACCGGCCGATCACCTTCGACACCCTGTTCGGCCCCGGCACCCGCAGCTCCGACGTGCTCGAGACGATCTTTCCGCTGGTGCAGCGCGACCTGGAGCGCCAGCTGGGCTGGCGGGCGGCGGTGCTGCCCGGCACCGGCACCGATGCGGCGCACTACCAGAACTTCGCGATCACCGACGACGAGCTGATCTTCTTCTTCGCGCCCGGCGAGCTGCTGCCGCTGGCGTCGGGGGCGACCTCGGCGCGGGTGGCGCGCTCGGCGATCCCGCCGCTGGCGCTGGGCTGA
- a CDS encoding cysteine desulfurase family protein: MVYLDHAATTPMYPAAIEAMTAALGTVGNASSLHTTGRAARRVMEESRESLAAALSARPSEVLFTAGGTESDNLAIKGLYWARRAADPRRRRIVTTAVEHHAVLDAVTWLVEHQGAQVSWLPTEADGSVSPAALRAELAGSDDVALVSVMWANNEVGTVLAVAAMAEVAAEFGVPMHSDAVQAVGQLPVAFDDTALAAMSVTAHKFGGPPGVGALLLRRDVCCAPLVHGGGQERDIRSGTPNVAGAVGMATAAGIAVDAAEVTGARLTTLRDRLIDGVLGSIEDTVLNGARDRRLPGNAHFTFRGCEGDSLLMLLDANGIECSTGSACTAGVPRASHVLTAMGTDPAGARGSLRLSLGHTSADADVDAALAVLPTVVARARQAALASAGPGR; encoded by the coding sequence ATGGTGTATCTGGACCACGCCGCCACCACGCCGATGTATCCGGCGGCCATCGAGGCGATGACGGCCGCGCTCGGCACGGTCGGCAACGCGTCGTCGCTGCACACCACCGGCCGTGCCGCGCGCCGGGTGATGGAGGAGTCGCGGGAGAGCCTGGCGGCCGCGCTGTCGGCGCGGCCCTCGGAGGTGCTGTTCACCGCCGGCGGCACCGAGAGCGACAACCTGGCGATCAAGGGCCTGTACTGGGCGCGCCGAGCCGCCGATCCGCGCCGGCGGCGCATCGTGACCACCGCGGTGGAGCATCACGCCGTGCTCGACGCGGTCACCTGGCTGGTCGAGCACCAGGGCGCGCAGGTGAGCTGGCTGCCCACCGAGGCCGACGGCTCGGTGAGCCCGGCGGCGCTGCGCGCCGAGTTGGCCGGCAGCGACGATGTCGCGCTGGTCTCGGTGATGTGGGCCAACAACGAGGTCGGCACGGTGCTGGCGGTCGCCGCGATGGCCGAGGTCGCCGCCGAGTTCGGTGTGCCGATGCACAGCGACGCGGTGCAGGCCGTCGGCCAGCTGCCGGTCGCCTTCGACGACACCGCGCTGGCGGCGATGAGCGTGACCGCGCACAAGTTCGGCGGCCCCCCCGGGGTGGGGGCGTTGCTGCTGCGTCGGGACGTCTGCTGTGCGCCGCTGGTGCACGGCGGCGGACAGGAACGTGACATCCGTTCGGGCACACCGAATGTGGCCGGCGCGGTCGGGATGGCCACCGCGGCCGGCATCGCGGTGGACGCCGCGGAGGTCACCGGAGCGCGGCTGACAACACTGCGCGACCGGCTCATCGACGGGGTGCTCGGCAGCATCGAGGACACCGTGCTCAACGGGGCGCGGGATCGCCGCCTGCCCGGCAACGCTCATTTCACGTTCCGTGGCTGTGAAGGAGATTCTCTATTGATGTTGTTGGACGCCAACGGGATCGAATGTTCCACCGGTTCGGCGTGCACCGCCGGGGTGCCCCGGGCCTCCCACGTGCTCACCGCGATGGGCACCGACCCGGCCGGGGCGCGCGGTTCACTGCGGCTGTCGCTGGGCCACACCAGTGCCGACGCCGACGTCGACGCCGCGCTGGCGGTGCTGCCCACGGTGGTGGCCCGCGCCCGGCAGGCGGCGCTGGCCAGTGCGGGGCCGGGCCGATGA
- a CDS encoding acyltransferase translates to MTTMWGAPIHKRWRGSRLRDPRQARFLTRASLKWVLANRAYTPWYLIRYWRLARFKLTNPHIITRGMVFLGKDVEIQATPELAQLELGRWVHIGDKNTIRAHEGSLRFGDKVVLGRDNVINAYLDIELGDSVLMADWCYIVDFDHKMDDIRLPIKDQGIVKSPVRIGPDTWVAAKVTVQRGSTIGRGCVLGSHAVVRGDVPDFSIAVGAPARVVKNRQDLWEAGAAERAELAEALADIERKKTAG, encoded by the coding sequence ATGACCACCATGTGGGGCGCCCCCATCCACAAACGTTGGCGGGGTTCTCGGTTGCGCGATCCACGGCAGGCCCGGTTTCTCACCCGGGCCTCGCTGAAGTGGGTGCTGGCCAACCGGGCCTACACCCCGTGGTATCTCATCCGGTACTGGCGGCTGGCCAGATTCAAGCTGACCAACCCGCACATCATCACCCGCGGCATGGTGTTCCTGGGCAAGGACGTGGAGATCCAGGCCACCCCCGAGCTCGCCCAGCTGGAGCTCGGGCGCTGGGTGCACATCGGTGACAAGAACACCATCCGGGCCCACGAGGGGTCCCTGCGGTTCGGCGACAAGGTGGTGCTCGGCCGCGACAACGTGATCAACGCCTACCTCGACATCGAACTCGGTGATTCAGTGCTGATGGCCGACTGGTGCTACATCGTCGATTTCGACCACAAGATGGACGACATCAGGCTGCCGATCAAAGACCAGGGCATCGTCAAGAGCCCGGTGCGGATCGGCCCGGACACCTGGGTGGCGGCCAAGGTGACCGTGCAGCGCGGCTCCACGATCGGGCGGGGCTGCGTGCTCGGTTCGCACGCGGTCGTGCGCGGCGACGTGCCGGACTTCTCGATCGCGGTCGGGGCTCCGGCCAGGGTCGTCAAGAACCGCCAGGACCTGTGGGAGGCCGGCGCGGCCGAACGCGCCGAACTCGCCGAGGCCCTCGCCGACATCGAACGCAAGAAGACCGCCGGCTGA
- a CDS encoding electron transfer flavoprotein subunit beta/FixA family protein yields MTNIVVLIKQVPDTWSERKLSEGDFTLDRDAADAVLDEINERAVEEALLIKEKEGGESTVTVLTAGPERATEAIRKALSMGADKAVHLKDDGLHGSDVVQTAWALAKALGTIEGTELVIAGNESTDGVGGAVPAIIAEYLGLPQLTHVRKLTVDGDTVTAERETDEGVFNLEATLPAVVSVNEKINEPRFPSFKGIMAAKKKEVTALTLAEIGVEADEVGVANAGSTVTASTPKPPKTAGEKIADEGEGGTKIAEYLVAQKLI; encoded by the coding sequence ATGACGAACATCGTGGTCCTGATCAAACAGGTCCCAGACACATGGTCGGAGCGCAAGCTCTCCGAGGGTGACTTCACCCTCGACCGCGACGCCGCGGACGCGGTGCTCGACGAGATCAACGAGCGCGCCGTCGAAGAAGCCCTGCTGATCAAGGAGAAAGAGGGCGGGGAGTCCACCGTGACCGTGCTCACCGCCGGTCCCGAACGGGCCACCGAGGCGATCCGCAAGGCACTGTCGATGGGGGCGGACAAGGCGGTGCACCTCAAGGACGACGGCCTGCACGGCTCCGATGTGGTGCAGACCGCGTGGGCGCTGGCCAAGGCGCTGGGCACCATCGAGGGCACCGAACTGGTGATCGCCGGCAACGAGTCCACCGACGGCGTGGGCGGCGCGGTGCCGGCCATCATCGCCGAGTACCTGGGGCTGCCGCAGCTGACCCACGTGCGCAAGCTGACCGTCGACGGCGACACCGTCACCGCCGAGCGCGAGACCGACGAGGGCGTGTTCAACCTCGAGGCCACGCTGCCGGCCGTGGTCAGCGTCAACGAGAAGATCAACGAGCCGCGCTTCCCGTCCTTCAAGGGCATCATGGCCGCCAAGAAGAAGGAAGTCACCGCGCTCACCCTCGCCGAGATCGGCGTGGAGGCCGACGAGGTCGGTGTCGCCAACGCCGGGTCCACGGTGACCGCGTCGACGCCCAAGCCGCCCAAGACCGCCGGGGAGAAGATCGCCGACGAGGGCGAGGGGGGCACCAAGATCGCCGAGTACCTGGTCGCTCAGAAACTCATCTAG
- a CDS encoding electron transfer flavoprotein subunit alpha/FixB family protein, whose translation MAEVLVLVEHAEGALKKVTSELITAARTLGEPSAVVVGAPGTADPLVDGLKAAGAAKIYVAESEDVDNYLVTPVVDVLASLTESAGPAAVLLAASPDGREIAGRLAARIGSGLLVDVVDVQEGAKVVHSIFGGAFTVEAQANGDTPVITVRAGSIDPEPADGAGEKVTVEVPEQAENATKITAREPVVAGDRPELTEATTVVAGGRGVGSADKFSVVEELADSLGAAVGASRAAVDSGYYPGQFQIGQTGKTVSPQLYIALGISGAIQHRAGMQTSKTIVVVNKDEEAPIFEIADYGIVGDLFNVAPQLAEAVKARKG comes from the coding sequence ATGGCAGAAGTATTGGTGCTCGTGGAGCACGCCGAGGGCGCCCTGAAAAAGGTGACCTCCGAACTGATCACCGCCGCCCGCACGCTGGGCGAGCCGTCCGCGGTCGTCGTCGGCGCCCCCGGGACCGCCGACCCGCTGGTGGACGGGCTCAAGGCGGCCGGCGCCGCCAAGATCTATGTCGCCGAGTCCGAGGACGTCGACAACTACCTGGTCACCCCGGTCGTCGATGTGCTGGCGTCGCTGACCGAGTCGGCCGGCCCGGCCGCGGTGCTGCTGGCCGCATCCCCCGACGGCCGGGAGATCGCCGGTCGGCTGGCCGCGCGCATCGGGTCGGGTCTGCTCGTCGACGTCGTCGACGTCCAGGAGGGCGCCAAGGTGGTGCACTCGATCTTCGGCGGTGCGTTCACCGTGGAGGCGCAGGCCAACGGCGACACCCCGGTGATCACCGTGCGGGCCGGCTCGATCGACCCCGAGCCGGCCGACGGGGCCGGCGAGAAGGTCACCGTCGAGGTGCCCGAGCAGGCCGAGAACGCCACCAAGATCACCGCGCGGGAACCGGTCGTCGCCGGGGACCGTCCGGAGCTCACCGAGGCCACGACCGTGGTCGCCGGTGGCCGCGGGGTCGGCAGCGCCGACAAGTTCAGCGTGGTCGAGGAGCTGGCCGACTCGCTGGGGGCCGCGGTCGGCGCCTCGCGTGCGGCGGTCGACTCGGGCTACTACCCGGGGCAGTTCCAGATCGGTCAGACCGGCAAGACCGTCTCGCCGCAGCTCTACATCGCGCTGGGGATCTCCGGGGCGATTCAGCACCGCGCCGGGATGCAGACCTCCAAGACCATCGTGGTGGTCAACAAGGACGAGGAGGCGCCGATCTTCGAGATCGCCGACTACGGCATCGTCGGGGACCTGTTCAACGTCGCCCCGCAACTGGCCGAGGCGGTCAAGGCCCGCAAGGGCTGA
- a CDS encoding glycosyltransferase family 4 protein has translation MKILMVSWEYPPVVVGGLGRHVHHLAVALVAAGHEVVVLARQPTGTDPCSHPPSDEVSQGVRVIAAAQDPHEFSFGTDMMAWTLAMGHSMVRTGLTVKTRGSDEVWRPDVVHAHDWLVAHPAIALAEFYDVPLVSTIHATEAGRHSGWVSGPISRQVHAVESWLAHESDCLITCSASMREEISELFGPGLAETTVIRNGIEAQRWPFAVRRAHAGAPELLYVGRLEYEKGIQEAIAALPRIRRAHPGTTLTVAGEGTQHDWLREQARKNRVVKATRFVGRLDHDELLAVLHRADAAVLPSHYEPFGLAALEAAAAGTPLVTANVGGLGELVTDGVTGVSCPPRDPAGLADAVCAVLADPAGAQQRARAARARLTTDFDWETVADETAGVYLAAKRRVRSPQPRRPIVEHALPDR, from the coding sequence ATGAAGATCTTGATGGTGTCTTGGGAGTACCCGCCGGTGGTGGTCGGCGGGTTGGGCCGCCATGTGCACCACCTGGCGGTGGCGCTGGTCGCCGCCGGCCACGAGGTGGTGGTGCTCGCGCGCCAACCCACCGGCACCGACCCGTGCAGCCATCCGCCCAGCGACGAGGTCAGCCAAGGGGTGCGGGTCATCGCCGCCGCGCAGGACCCGCACGAGTTCAGCTTCGGTACCGACATGATGGCCTGGACACTGGCCATGGGTCACTCCATGGTTCGCACCGGGTTGACCGTGAAAACCCGTGGCAGCGACGAGGTTTGGCGACCCGATGTGGTGCACGCCCACGACTGGCTGGTGGCGCACCCGGCGATCGCACTGGCCGAGTTCTACGATGTGCCGCTGGTGTCGACGATCCACGCCACCGAGGCGGGCCGGCATTCGGGCTGGGTCTCGGGGCCGATCAGCCGGCAGGTCCACGCGGTGGAATCCTGGCTGGCCCACGAATCGGATTGTCTGATCACCTGTTCGGCGTCGATGCGCGAGGAGATCAGCGAGCTCTTCGGCCCGGGGCTGGCCGAAACCACCGTGATCCGCAACGGGATCGAGGCGCAGCGCTGGCCGTTCGCCGTGCGCCGCGCGCACGCCGGGGCACCGGAGCTGCTCTATGTGGGCCGGCTGGAGTACGAGAAGGGTATTCAGGAGGCGATCGCGGCGCTGCCGCGCATCCGGCGCGCCCACCCGGGCACCACGTTGACCGTCGCCGGGGAGGGCACCCAACACGACTGGCTGCGCGAGCAGGCCCGCAAGAACCGGGTCGTCAAGGCCACCCGGTTCGTCGGACGCCTCGACCACGACGAGTTGCTCGCGGTGCTGCACCGGGCCGACGCGGCGGTGCTGCCCAGCCATTACGAGCCGTTCGGTCTGGCCGCACTGGAGGCCGCCGCCGCGGGCACCCCGCTGGTGACCGCCAACGTCGGCGGCCTCGGTGAGCTGGTCACCGACGGGGTGACCGGGGTGTCGTGCCCGCCGCGGGATCCGGCCGGCCTCGCCGACGCGGTCTGCGCGGTGCTCGCCGACCCGGCCGGTGCCCAGCAGCGCGCCCGGGCCGCCCGCGCGCGGCTCACCACCGACTTCGACTGGGAGACCGTGGCCGACGAGACCGCCGGAGTGTATCTGGCGGCCAAACGGCGGGTGCGCTCCCCACAGCCGCGCCGCCCCATCGTCGAGCACGCCCTGCCCGACCGGTAG
- a CDS encoding 1,4-alpha-glucan branching protein domain-containing protein: protein MFTLVLHTHLPWLAHHGRWPVGEEWLYQSWAACYLPVLRVLRTLAAEGRRNLLTLGITPVVAAQLDDPYCLAGMGHWLANWRLRAAEAASLRPGDPAGSPAPASQPDAMRAFGRREHAAAEAAEADFAAHWRHGASPLLRALLDAGTVELLGGPLAHPFQPLLAPRLREFALAEGLADTAHRLAHTPRGIWAPECAYAPGMEHDYAAAGVGHFMVDGPSLHGDTALGRPVTDSGVLAFGRDLTVSYRVWSPKSGYPGHAAYRDFHTFDHRTGLKPARVTGRTVAPDRKAPYDPVRADAAVDAHVADFVAVVRRRLHSETERLGRPAHVVAAFDTELFGHWWHEGPVWLERLLRALPEAGVRVGTLADAAAAGFVGAPVELPAGSWGSGKNWQVWSGEQVADLVALNAEVVDTALSVVDKALPPAAAAASLDGPVVRDRVADQILREALLTVSSDWPFMVSKDSAAEYARYRAHLHAHATREIADALASGRREVAARLADGWNRADGLFGALDARRLPRP from the coding sequence ATGTTCACCCTGGTGTTGCACACCCACCTGCCGTGGCTGGCCCATCACGGGCGCTGGCCGGTCGGCGAGGAGTGGCTCTACCAGTCGTGGGCGGCCTGCTATCTGCCGGTGCTGCGGGTGCTGCGCACCTTGGCCGCCGAGGGGCGGCGCAACCTGCTGACGTTGGGCATCACCCCGGTGGTCGCCGCCCAGCTCGACGACCCGTACTGTCTGGCCGGCATGGGCCACTGGTTGGCCAACTGGCGGCTGCGCGCGGCCGAGGCGGCCAGCCTGCGCCCGGGCGATCCGGCCGGCTCGCCGGCGCCGGCCTCCCAGCCCGACGCGATGCGGGCCTTTGGGCGCCGCGAGCACGCCGCGGCCGAGGCCGCCGAGGCCGATTTCGCCGCCCACTGGCGCCACGGCGCCAGCCCGCTGCTGCGCGCCCTGCTCGACGCCGGCACCGTGGAGCTGCTCGGCGGACCGCTGGCGCACCCGTTCCAGCCGCTGCTGGCCCCGCGGCTGCGGGAATTCGCCCTCGCCGAGGGCCTGGCCGACACCGCGCACCGGCTGGCCCACACCCCGCGCGGGATCTGGGCGCCCGAATGCGCCTACGCCCCGGGCATGGAGCACGACTACGCCGCCGCCGGGGTGGGGCACTTCATGGTCGACGGCCCGTCGCTGCACGGCGACACCGCACTGGGCCGCCCGGTCACCGACTCCGGGGTGCTGGCGTTCGGTCGGGATCTCACCGTCAGCTACCGGGTGTGGTCGCCGAAGTCGGGCTACCCCGGCCACGCGGCATACCGGGATTTCCACACCTTCGACCACCGCACCGGGTTGAAGCCGGCGCGGGTCACCGGGCGCACCGTCGCCCCGGACCGCAAAGCCCCCTACGATCCGGTGCGCGCCGACGCCGCCGTCGACGCCCATGTCGCCGACTTCGTCGCGGTGGTGCGTCGGCGGTTGCACAGCGAAACCGAGCGCCTCGGACGTCCCGCCCACGTCGTCGCCGCGTTCGACACCGAGCTGTTCGGGCACTGGTGGCACGAGGGTCCGGTCTGGCTGGAACGGCTGCTGCGCGCCCTGCCCGAGGCCGGGGTGCGGGTCGGCACCCTCGCCGACGCCGCGGCGGCCGGGTTCGTCGGCGCGCCGGTTGAGCTGCCCGCCGGGTCCTGGGGATCGGGCAAGAACTGGCAGGTGTGGTCCGGGGAGCAGGTCGCCGACCTGGTGGCGCTCAACGCCGAGGTGGTCGACACCGCGCTGAGCGTCGTCGACAAGGCGCTGCCGCCCGCCGCGGCGGCCGCCTCGCTGGACGGGCCGGTGGTGCGCGACCGGGTGGCCGACCAGATCCTGCGCGAGGCGCTGCTGACGGTCTCCAGCGACTGGCCGTTCATGGTCAGCAAGGACTCCGCCGCCGAGTACGCGCGCTACCGCGCCCACCTGCATGCCCACGCCACCCGGGAGATCGCCGACGCGCTGGCCTCCGGCCGCCGTGAGGTGGCCGCCCGGTTGGCCGACGGTTGGAACCGCGCCGACGGGTTGTTCGGCGCCCTGGATGCCCGGAGGCTGCCGCGGCCATGA
- a CDS encoding class I SAM-dependent methyltransferase encodes MSASAAEGPHLHTAPQTDPGLVLTGERTIPGLAEENYWFRRHEVVYHRLAPRCAGRRVLEAGCGEGYGADLIAGVAAEVVAVDYDAATVAHVRTRYPRVGIRHGNLAALPLPDAAVDVVVNFQVIEHLWDQPGFIAECARVLRPGGLLLISTPNRITFSPGRDTPINPFHTRELHAAELTALLTDGGFTMESMNGLFHGAALRALDARHGGSIIDAQVARAVADAPWPAALLADVTAVGVDDFAMIEAGTDPAHPIDESLDLIAIAVRP; translated from the coding sequence ATGAGCGCATCCGCAGCCGAGGGCCCGCACCTCCACACCGCACCGCAGACCGACCCCGGGTTGGTTCTCACCGGCGAACGCACCATCCCCGGCCTGGCCGAGGAGAACTACTGGTTCCGCCGCCACGAGGTGGTCTACCACCGGCTGGCCCCGCGCTGTGCGGGACGGCGGGTGCTCGAGGCCGGGTGCGGCGAGGGCTACGGCGCCGACCTGATCGCCGGGGTCGCCGCGGAGGTCGTCGCCGTCGACTACGACGCCGCGACGGTGGCGCACGTGCGCACCCGCTATCCGCGGGTGGGGATCCGCCACGGCAACCTCGCCGCGCTGCCGCTGCCCGACGCCGCGGTCGACGTGGTGGTCAACTTCCAGGTGATCGAGCATCTGTGGGATCAGCCCGGGTTCATCGCCGAGTGCGCACGGGTGCTGCGCCCCGGCGGGCTGCTGCTGATCTCCACGCCCAACCGGATCACGTTCTCCCCCGGTCGCGACACCCCGATCAACCCGTTCCACACCCGCGAACTGCACGCCGCGGAGCTCACCGCGCTGCTCACCGACGGCGGGTTCACGATGGAGTCGATGAACGGGCTGTTCCACGGCGCCGCACTGCGTGCCCTCGACGCCCGCCACGGCGGGTCGATCATCGACGCCCAGGTCGCGCGGGCGGTGGCCGACGCCCCCTGGCCGGCCGCGCTGCTCGCCGATGTCACGGCGGTCGGCGTGGACGACTTCGCGATGATCGAGGCGGGCACCGACCCGGCCCACCCCATCGACGAGAGCCTGGACCTGATCGCGATCGCGGTGCGCCCGTGA
- a CDS encoding DUF6264 family protein: MSAHPVAAAPRRAGTADLVATVLLLVAQLLLYAMTMMVLGLMVMSTDNCAYVECGDEAWLGRALALGFWGGAALLATTVTVSVMRRRRKRLAFLVPILGLIAQLGLGAGGLALESLAGPL; the protein is encoded by the coding sequence ATGAGCGCCCATCCCGTCGCCGCGGCCCCGCGCCGCGCCGGCACCGCCGACCTCGTCGCCACCGTGCTGCTGCTGGTGGCGCAGCTGCTGCTCTACGCGATGACGATGATGGTGCTGGGGTTGATGGTGATGAGCACGGACAACTGCGCCTACGTCGAATGCGGTGACGAGGCCTGGCTCGGCCGGGCGCTGGCCCTCGGCTTCTGGGGCGGGGCGGCGTTGTTGGCCACCACCGTGACGGTCTCGGTGATGCGACGCCGGCGCAAGCGGCTCGCGTTCCTCGTCCCGATCCTGGGTCTGATCGCCCAACTCGGGCTGGGCGCGGGGGGCCTGGCGTTGGAATCGCTGGCCGGGCCGCTGTAG
- a CDS encoding outer membrane protein assembly factor BamB family protein codes for MLRRCLAIAAVLAMTLAGCTNTDSWVEPVASVGWPAPYADAANSSYTETAGATALTLAWTRSVKGELAAGPALSETGYLALNAQTDAGCSLMQWEDDNAGRQRWCLRLAQGGGFAGALFDKFDNLYVGEPGQMLAFPITQWVRWRQPVIGMPTTPRLLDPGRLLVVTHLGQVLVLDAHRGSVVGTSLDLVDGVAPTDPRRGLDECARGGSACPVSAPPAFDAVHNRVVLNLWEPGADAPVLVGLRYQPGGSPQFTREWTSSAVGDGALGAPVFSADGQTVYVSGRDRRLWALHAEDGSAKWSVPLTFAAQTPPAVSPDGVIVAGGGPQTDLVAIRDDDDHGEQLWRRDDVTPLATAGLAGHAVAYTVVDGTSVGPTGLSLLVFDPGDGRTLNSYPLPEASGFPVGLAVGPDRSVVTATSAGQVYSFAPTGS; via the coding sequence ATGCTGCGTCGGTGCCTTGCGATAGCGGCCGTGCTGGCGATGACGCTGGCCGGCTGCACCAACACCGACTCCTGGGTGGAGCCGGTGGCGTCGGTGGGCTGGCCGGCGCCGTACGCCGACGCGGCCAACAGCAGCTACACCGAGACCGCGGGGGCCACGGCGTTGACCCTGGCCTGGACCCGGTCGGTCAAAGGTGAGCTCGCGGCCGGCCCGGCGCTCAGCGAGACCGGGTATCTGGCGCTCAACGCCCAGACCGACGCCGGCTGCTCGCTGATGCAGTGGGAGGACGACAACGCCGGGCGGCAGCGCTGGTGTCTGCGGCTGGCCCAGGGCGGTGGCTTCGCCGGGGCGCTGTTCGACAAGTTCGACAATCTGTATGTGGGCGAACCGGGCCAGATGCTGGCGTTCCCCATCACCCAGTGGGTCCGCTGGCGCCAGCCGGTGATCGGGATGCCGACCACCCCGCGCCTGCTCGATCCGGGCCGGTTGCTGGTGGTCACCCATCTCGGGCAGGTGCTGGTGCTCGACGCCCACCGCGGCAGCGTGGTGGGCACCTCGCTGGACCTGGTCGACGGGGTCGCGCCCACCGATCCGCGCCGCGGGCTCGACGAGTGCGCCCGCGGCGGGTCGGCGTGCCCGGTGTCCGCACCGCCGGCGTTCGACGCCGTCCACAACCGGGTGGTGCTCAACCTGTGGGAACCCGGCGCCGACGCCCCCGTCCTGGTGGGCCTGCGCTACCAGCCGGGGGGCAGCCCGCAGTTCACCCGGGAGTGGACCTCGAGTGCGGTCGGCGACGGCGCGCTGGGGGCCCCGGTGTTCTCCGCCGACGGCCAGACCGTCTACGTCAGCGGCCGCGACCGGCGGCTGTGGGCGCTGCACGCCGAGGACGGCTCCGCGAAGTGGTCGGTGCCGTTGACGTTTGCGGCCCAGACCCCGCCGGCGGTCTCCCCCGACGGGGTGATCGTGGCCGGCGGCGGGCCGCAGACCGACCTGGTGGCGATCCGCGACGACGACGACCACGGCGAGCAGCTGTGGCGCCGCGACGACGTCACGCCGCTGGCCACCGCCGGCCTGGCCGGGCACGCGGTCGCCTACACGGTCGTCGACGGCACCTCGGTGGGCCCGACCGGGCTGTCGCTGCTGGTGTTCGATCCCGGCGACGGGCGCACCCTCAACAGCTATCCGCTGCCGGAGGCCTCCGGGTTCCCGGTGGGGCTGGCGGTCGGGCCCGACCGGAGCGTGGTCACCGCCACCAGCGCCGGGCAGGTGTACAGCTTCGCCCCCACCGGATCATGA